Below is a genomic region from Cottoperca gobio chromosome 24, fCotGob3.1, whole genome shotgun sequence.
GGTTGTTTCCTATGCTAACGTTTCATAGCATTGTAAACGTACGGTCTGTACCGAGGGACAATCTTCTGCGGTGCAAAAAATGCGCATGTAGAATTGCCACTATATTAAAGTATCGCAAGTTATTTCAAGTGGAAAAATAAGTATTCAGATTCTTCTCTTAAgaaaaagtactaataccacgcggtgaaaatactccacttcAAGTTAAAATCCTGCCCGTACCCAGTCAGagtataactaatatatatgatgttaaaaaagtatgtttattaatattacttctgcattaatgtgtatgtagcattttacatcattttattataaaaccaCCAAATTTGGAGATGCATGTTTTTTCCTggacaggaagaggatgaaaatgtgtaatctgcaaagtaactaaagttgtcAGAGAAATGTagtgtaaaaataacaatatttgcctctgaaatgtagtggagtataagtataaagtagcatacaatggaaatacttaagtacctcaaatttgtactcaagtacagtacctgagtaaatgtacgtagttacattccaccactggctaTTTCTATGGTTCCAACTGGTTGGCGAAAGCGgcatgtgtttattttagaGTCTATTAGTatacattgtttaaaataaaatgaccgAGTAAAGTTTGTTGAACAGCTACTGGGAAGCTGTTGATAAATGAAATAACCAATTGGGGATGTCTCATTTTCGTAAATCCAGTGAAttaaatattcaataaataaaaaggtacatCATAGACgcaaaaatgatataaaaacgtCCAATATTAACAGGTCAGGTTTAGTGATTAACATTTACCACAATAATCTAATGCAGCCAGAGATTTTGGGTCCTTTTGTGCATAATGCACAAGTGTAGttccttatttaaaaaaaatattagatGTAGAATAGAATTAGATGAGATATGCATTGCAAAGTGCCTTTTTAGATGAAAATGATGCAGAGCATAGACAAATCCTACTCCAActttacacatttattcattGTCAGCATTGCTAGTGGCAGTGGACTACAAACACATGGAGGTTTAAAACCAATTGCTTGATTATTCtcgtacaaataaataaagcaacctgaaaataatattaatacaggTCAATTTAAGGTAAAGTTCAGGAAGGAATATGTTTTGGCGGACACAATGAAGGTCATACTGTAGTTGGAATAAAAtacatgaatttaaaaaaaactaaatataatacCACTCTAGTCAAATACTGGAGGCGCATGAGTGGCAAAGACATGTCAGTGCATTTTTAAGTAAATATTGTAAGAGCTTTATGTACCATGTTAAACTGGTAAGTCAAAGTgccttaaaaatatattttgatctGAAAGTAGTTAtgatctttaaaaatgttaatgatCTTTAAAATTCTGGCTCACTAGTGAGAGAAACTTATCTAGGAGGACGACTCGGAGAACAAAATGGCACCCGATATCTTTTTCATCACAACTGACAACTCTTCACGGAAATcaatatgtaaaatacatttaattttcctATCATAACTATACTATGATCAAATTAGTGgttgtttatgtaaatgtacaaCAAGGAGAGGCAGTTATGTTTCCATTTGGTTAAgtggggatgggggggggtCAGTGCTCTGCCCCATTTCAAGTAAATAGTAGGTTttatcagtgtgtttgtgttcatataTTTCAGTCAGTGGCTGATGTAGCCCTGCAGAGCTTCTAGGATGAACTGGAGGCTGCGCTTGTACAGAAAGGAGTCCTTCTTCTCTGGCTTGCAGATGTTGAGATGATCTACGTCCACCTCGATGAGCTCCCCGATGCCGAGATCTGAAACCAAACCAGAGCAGGCCCAAGGTAAGAGCTAAAAGAACAATATTGCAGACATAACGCCATTACGATCGATGCTCTTTTTGCTCATGCATTCATATTTAAGCTAAGCACAGATAAAGTGTCTTATTTCCCATGTACATTAATGTTACATACTTGCTGACTGTGTTGGAACCACCAGTATCTTGATCATGGGACCGATGTTTGTTGGCAGCGTCTCTGCAAAGCTCAGCACCTTGATTTCCTTTTCCTTGACCATGTTCAGGAAGTCCTCATTCAGATTGCGCAGCGCTGGTGAGtcttaaaaacacatgaactcACAATAGATATTGAACAATTTCtatgaaacacaaacagtcgTGGTCCTCAGAATTAATTTGACTCACTTACCTTTACAAAGCTCTCTGACTTctacagagggaaagaggagataTCTGACATTGACTGAGTACTCTGCCATAAAGGTGCCATGGTGAGGAACACTATAGAACATAATGCCCTTGGTGTTCTTTAACAGTCCATGCATATCTGGGTCCTCTGAGGCATCCAGCAGCATCTTCTTCACAAGCAATCCTAACGGCAAAATCAAAcacaagaggagaggacagtGAGTGCAACTTTTAAATTAGATAAATACAATCACATGTTGGTACAGATGTGAAATAACACCAggccatttattttatttaaaaggtaAGGCTGTACTGAATGTCATTTTgttacattcaaatgttttattgaagcTTCAAAAGGTCTTCAGAGGTCATCacactaaaaaaataaaattctaaagtattttctttatttaaatcaactttctttaatggaTATAACCCAGAAAACAAGTTATGAATTctggaaatgattacatttatcttttttttttaataaactttgACTTTTGGACGTACAACGCTCGGGAGTTAtaggaaatgtttggatcacacaagtcggaagcaatcctacgcagccaccactggaatctaattctacaaatagtataataaagtgtagcctaatctttatctgcaactgtgaaAACAATACTGAGTTTAATCAGAATGAACAGACTTGCAAAATAAAGAAGCTGCGCAGCATTCAGATGTTTATTTAGAATTCAAATTTCAATGTTAcgaatgaagctttgaactaTTCGGTCTAATCTGACATGCTTGTGGAAGGAAAGTTCTGACAAAATACCTCCCATACTGTGGGCTACCCAGACCACAGGCCTCTCTCCAACTCCTGCCAGCTTTAACTTCTTTAGCAGCTCTTGACTTCTGTAGGCCAAGGACTTCCTGAAGAGCCCAAAGCAAAGAATTGTTCAACAGTTCACTTGTTGTTGGAATTGTGCATAATGAACACTGGAACATTTAGAATAATACAACATAACTTCACTAAGAACTGTTGCTTAATTAGCTTCAAAATAAATAGTCATTGTGTTGGATGACCTGTGGAAAATATTTGAAGTTATTACTATTGATAAGTAACTTGCACAACCGTACAATATGTTATACTTAAACACCAGTGGGCAACGCATGAAGAAACTACAGATTCCTCACCTCTGATTTTCAACGGGACACTTGGCCATCCAGTCACTGAGGTGACTGTCATACTCCACTGTTAGTACTCTCAGGTTTGGACAGTCAGCAGCCAACCATGACTGTCAATGAAAGACGACACAATAACACAGAACAACAGTGAGAGATGATTAATTTCCTCaagattaaatcaaaaatattcatGAGACCTCACATTTCATTGAGCAAACACTATTGATTCTCCCCTACGACCAACCCATAGTTGTTTCAAAGCTTTCATTTAAATCGTAGGaggaaaaacatggaaagaCACGTCATGGTGATCCATAATGCTCCACAGTAATTAGAGGAATTAGGTGAAATGTTCACCTTTGGCCAGCACTCAGTGTAGTCGCCGCtgctctctgcttccttctcttcctctaacATATTACGGTCCTTTTGCCTCCAAGTCTTAAAAGCTGCCCCGAGAATCCCGTGGATGAAGAGCACGTCTGCTTTGATTGGCTGGCTGGAAATGACCACATTGTCAAAGATAAGTGTTGGTTTAAAATTAAACTTACACTTCTTAAAAAATTATTAAACAGTAGAATTAATCGTTTACCTACTTGCCACGTGTTTGTGGGTGGAGGATATAGACGCCGTCTTGGTACTTCTCTTTCACCGTCTCCCTATCCAGGTTGGCCAGAGCACGAGCTGCATGAGACGCCTGCATGACATGAGGAGACTGCATCATCTCAGCCAGGACAGATACCCAGCCTGAAGGTGTGATataggaaagaaagaaaaataatgtataatctgttgttcagttttaaattacaatacaatTGGGAGAGAAAGtattaaaaacagaaagcatTGGTGAACATGGTGATTACACATTATGTAATCCGTACATTTTATCCACACATCGTCCTCTATGGAATAATCAGATGAGTTGCAGACTTACCAGACTGGGATATGGCCTGGTAAGTACTTTCATTGAGCGCCAAATTTCCTATGATACGAACAATGTTCCTCTGGATCTTCAGGGAGTCTGTACGAAGCTGATAAACcctctggaggagctgcagaccCCCGTTGGCAACTATGTGATCACAGTGACTCTGGACCTGCAGACAAGATGAGTCTCAGTAAGTTCAGAACATTTATTTACCTCACCGAGCAATCAAAATCAACAGCAGTCTCCACAGGAGTTAGATTGTCGTTCAGGTGCGGACCAAATTAAGTGATGAGGTAATAGCTGTTTCTGCTTCGAAAACTATGAAATTCAATTTCAGTTCAGTGTGCAGTGTATACAGTTAGAGCACCGTTCTATAAATACTTACTGACAGGAGTCACTCCAACCGTGAAACATAAGAATCCACTGAAATAAGTAACCAAACAACTTCTGCCAAGAGTAGATCATGTTTAGATGTGTAATCGTTACCTTTGAGTGCTGTACCAGTGCCTGTAGGCAAAAGGATTCCACCTTCTCAGAGGGAACAGAGGTGAGGCTCTGGGCGTAAGGCAGCCCATTACCTCCAAAACACCACAGACCACCCTGTAACATAGGAGAGCGTATGTGTTATAGGAGGATTTAAAgatttttaaaccttttttaaacaaagttagTCACTTTGCAAAGGATTGTATGTAGAAGTGCACGTGTGAGTTAATCTTTCCATCTCAATTACCCGTTGCGCTGCCATGGACTGGGTGCTCTCTCGAAGGGCGAGTGAGGTGAAGTACTGAACACATTTGTCCACCTCAGACTGAGGCAGAGACGCCAGCAGCTGCCTCAGTCCATCCTCTGCTGACAAACCCTGTGAAGAAGTCGATGCAGTTATCATCTtattttcctgtgtgctgtAAAGGATCATTAGTGATGAACAGCTTGTTTCCCCTCGCAGTTTGACAGTTAACATGCACTAGCCGATTGCAACAagacacaatatcacaaatctgATTTCTTGAGAAATATTTGTGTTGAATGtatcattattttataatttacttttttatttattgtatagtgtaAGTGACAGAgatattctatataatatactttTCTACGGATGTACTTACGTCCTCCAGGTCAGGCAGTGCAGGTGAGCGCAGGAAGAATCGAAGGTCTACCTGAGGAGTCCGGGCCAGGCCCACTGATGTTCGCTGGTCTATAATCTGGGCTGCTGTCTGGTACTGGTAGTCTGCGTTATAGAAAACAGTTGTGAACTAACCCCACTTCACTTGTTGTATACAATACAAAAACCTGAATTGATATGCAACactttttgtgtattttacccCGCCAGTGGTGATTTTCTGCAAGCTCCTGAACAGCCTTTACTCTGATGGTTTTATTGGCTGACAGTGTCCTCTTCAGTAGAGCCCATAATGCCACCTCATGTGCGTCTGCATCGACATGGCTGAAGTGCTCTAAGACATACAAATAGAGAGCACACTGACTGGctaaacatttacagaacaaagtGGATAGAACAAGTACTACTAATATTTCTAAAAAGGCACTGTGAAATTGAATTCCAACTGTGTCTACCGGGACTAACTATCAGTATCTACAGTACCACTTTCAGATTATTACAACAGCTAGGATGCAACAAACCTTGTGGTTTCAAATCTTGTGGCATCAACTTGGCAGCTATTTATTAAAGTCAAACGTTAATTCATTAGATGTCTTACAGGAAtagaatttatttaaaaagcataTTTCTATGATCCGTTACAATTTAAAGTCATGATTAATACAgagctaaaataaaacaaaacaatcattcaTCTATATTACAGCCAATTGCACAATAATGTGCAAACTATGAGACagtcaaaacaggaagtgcatgtACAAGGCAGGTGTTTCCTTTACCTTCACCCCACATACAAAACTGCAgctttctgaaaataaatatttgtgctTCTATGAGCAGAAACTTCTGCTTTCCAATCTTAGAAACATGTGGGGCAGCGCTACGGTCGCACACTGTGCACTCCAAGTGTGAGTTTAGGTGAACTGGTACAGTACAATGACAACTTTTGGTTTCTTACCGTCTAGTGATTGCATCAAAACCCGAGATGATATTTCCAGAAACCGCCTTGCTGCTTTGTGAAGTTCTCTCCTTGCTTTGTGTGTGAGCCCTGgacacacagtgtacacaaaTGACTACAGTAACCTAGAAAATCATTTCAATAAATACACTATAAT
It encodes:
- the serac1 gene encoding protein SERAC1 → MSGAALRLIRCRRLSTAGPSGVRKVLQWKALRKVAKVTGAVVSGGCIFITYEVVALNKAVTIDTSAILQEKYKSYIYLRATPSDEKENLTAGLTHKARRELHKAARRFLEISSRVLMQSLDEHFSHVDADAHEVALWALLKRTLSANKTIRVKAVQELAENHHWRDYQYQTAAQIIDQRTSVGLARTPQVDLRFFLRSPALPDLEDGLSAEDGLRQLLASLPQSEVDKCVQYFTSLALRESTQSMAAQRGGLWCFGGNGLPYAQSLTSVPSEKVESFCLQALVQHSKVQSHCDHIVANGGLQLLQRVYQLRTDSLKIQRNIVRIIGNLALNESTYQAISQSGWVSVLAEMMQSPHVMQASHAARALANLDRETVKEKYQDGVYILHPQTRGNQPIKADVLFIHGILGAAFKTWRQKDRNMLEEEKEAESSGDYTECWPKSWLAADCPNLRVLTVEYDSHLSDWMAKCPVENQRKSLAYRSQELLKKLKLAGVGERPVVWVAHSMGGLLVKKMLLDASEDPDMHGLLKNTKGIMFYSVPHHGTFMAEYSVNVRYLLFPSVEVRELCKDSPALRNLNEDFLNMVKEKEIKVLSFAETLPTNIGPMIKILVVPTQSANLGIGELIEVDVDHLNICKPEKKDSFLYKRSLQFILEALQGYISH